From Roseofilum capinflatum BLCC-M114:
ACGGTAGAGCAGGAGACTCTTAATCTCTTGGTTCAGGGTTCGAGTCCCTGGTCACCTATCAAATTGGTTAGGGTGGGGGCAGGTTTACCGAAGTTATGGATGGGAAATGGGGGATAGGGTTAAACCTGCCCCTACAACCCTGTCTCATTGCTATTTGGAATGACTATATGCATACCTTCTCGTATAACTATTACGGATCGCTGACGACTTCAGGCGCGGGAATATCGGGGTTAGAAAGAGACTCAGCCGCATAAGACTTTTCCCCCGCTTCTGGGATGGAGAATTCTGGAGTTTCCGAAGGTTGTTCTTGGACTGCATCAGAGGGTGCATCGCCATATAACCAAGCCAGTCCCCCCACCGCACCAGCCATTAATGCGGTATAGCCTAAATAGAGATGAGCCGGTTGCAAATAAAATCCTTTCTTTTTCTGGGTAGAAATAGAAGCCCAGGAGGGAATTACCGAATGGGTAAGATCGGGTTCTGGAAGAGTCGAGAGCAGATGTTGACTATCTAAACCCAAAATAATACTCAGGCGACGGACAAAACCATGGAGATAAATTTCTTCAGGGAGGTTCTCGAAATCCCCGGCTTCTAGCGCTTTGAGTTCATGGATAGGAATACGGGTTAAGGCGTGGATCTGATCGAGGGAGAGACTTCGCCCCAAACGGGCATTTTGTAATTGTTCACCAATCTTTTTCCAACTGTCTTCCTTCTCTTGTTGTTTCTTTTGTTGTGCTAACTGTACTTTAGAGAGTCTCTGGGGACGGGGGAGAGAGGGTTGAGCCATGGACGAAAAACCCGCATCACCCGCCTTTTGACGCTTCACCCCACAGCTTGGACTCGGTTTAGTGCTACTCTTGGGGCTAGTAACCGGGG
This genomic window contains:
- a CDS encoding helix-turn-helix domain-containing protein is translated as MTNSPQSLSIQASAILGISPKELRSLLSHIEAQLQNSQVYRRTLNGFQDRLGEGADGMQMLIKALGREAIQLSLQHFVHQYQRQFSESQRPSTAIAPVTSPKSSTKPSPSCGVKRQKAGDAGFSSMAQPSLPRPQRLSKVQLAQQKKQQEKEDSWKKIGEQLQNARLGRSLSLDQIHALTRIPIHELKALEAGDFENLPEEIYLHGFVRRLSIILGLDSQHLLSTLPEPDLTHSVIPSWASISTQKKKGFYLQPAHLYLGYTALMAGAVGGLAWLYGDAPSDAVQEQPSETPEFSIPEAGEKSYAAESLSNPDIPAPEVVSDP